CGCTGATCGACATGGGCTTCAAGCTGATGATCCGCGACAGCGGCTGATCACGCCGGAATGTCCGGCCGATGCTCGAAATCGGTCAGGATTTCGCAGCCCGTCGCCGTCACATGCAGCATAAATTCCAACCGCACGCCGCCGACATCATGATCGAGCGCCGTGGGCTCGATCATGATCACCATGTCCTCTTTGAGCGCCTCACGCTCGTAACCGACGATGCGTGGCCATTCGTGCACCCCGGTGCCGATCGAGTGGCCGGAATGATGCGCATAGCTGTAGCCGTTGCGGGCGATCACCGCTTGGAGACTCCTGTCGAGCTCGCCGATGACGAGTCCAGGCCGGCTCGTCTCGATTGCAAGATCGAGTGCCGAGCGAGCCGCCGAGAAGAGCCTGCGGAAGCCATCCGACGGCGTGCCGATCATGGCGGAGGCGCAGCTGTCGCCCCAGTAGCCGGCAACACGTGGGGCGAGATCGCAGATGAGCGGATCACCCTTTTCGATGATGCGGTTGTTGGGCCAGCCCATGAACTGGGAAGTGCGCTCCCGGCCGGAGATCAGGTCGCCAGTCACGGGCAGGCGTTCGCCAGCACGGGTTTCCATCGCAAGGCGGATGGCGGCGAAGGCTTCGAGTTCGCTTATGCCGGCGCGCGTGGCAGCGAGAAAGGCCTTCTGGCCGGCGGATGCTGTGAGCGCTGCTTCCCTCAGCTGGCCGATCTCGGCTTTGGTCTTGATTGACCGCTGCCGGCGAAATGCGGGTTCGATCGAAAGGAGTGCGTGGTCCTCAAGCAGGCTGGCGATCGAGGACGGCAAGGCGTGACGCTCGACGGCTATTCGCCCGCCCACCTTGAGGCGCGCGAAAAGCGTCTTCGCTTCCGCCAGGTAGTTTTCGAGGACATCGGTAGGCTGCTGGTAGGAAAAGCCGGTATAGGTGACGATCGTCTCCGCCCAGCTCGGGGTAGCGGCCTCGAGATTGGTGACGAGCAGGGCGGTTTCGCCGCCGGCGCCGACGATGCCGAGGCTCGGGCCGCCGGCAAAGGGCGATGGTCCGGCCTCGATGCCGCAGACATGGCCGAGCGCGTAGGCAACCCCATCCGGGCTCGTAAAGAGGCCCCAATCCGCTCCCGATTCCTTGATGGCGGCAATGGTCTTGGCGAGCCGTTCCTCCACGGGTCCCTCCTCAGATCAGGTTGCGGATGTGCTGGTCGCGACCGTAGGCAGCGACGAGGGCGAGAATGAGAATACCGAGGGCCGACTGGACCAGTGCTTCGGAGAGGCCGAGACCGATCAGCAGCGTGCGCAGTTCGACGAGGACGACTGCGCCCGCGACGGTGCCGACGAAGCCGCCGCGACCGCCGATGAGCGCGGTGCCGCCGATCACGACGGCCGAGACCGTCTGGAATAGATAGGGCGTGCCGACAGTGGCGCTGGATGATCCGGTAAAGCCGAGAAACAGAATGCCGGCCAGCGCCGCGAACACGGCGCTGAGAGCAAAGGTTGTCATCCACATGGCGACGGGGCGGACGAGCGCGAGTTCGGCCGCTCTAAGGTTTGAGCCCAATGCATAGAGCCGGCGACCATAGACTGTCCGCTGCAGCACAAAACGGCAGCCGAGCGTTAGTGCCAGCGTGAAGGGAATGAGCCAGGGGAAGGGCAGCGGGCCGATCGTGCCGCCCAAGGACACGAACTCGTTGATGAAGGGCGGGGCGGAGCCGGTCGGGAGGCCGCGCGTCCAAATCTGGACGCCGGCCTGAACCACGGTGCCGATGCCGAGTGTAACGATCAGCGGATGGATCGAGAGCCCGGCCGAGAGGCCGCCGGATATCGCGCCGATGCATGCGGCAAGGGCAATTACGATCAGGAGGGACACAACGGCCGGCATGCCGTTGCCATAGAGGCTGGCAAAGACCACGTTGGCGAAGCCGATGACGAAGGGAATCGACAGGTCGATGCCGCCGAGGATCATGACGAGCGTCTGGCCGAGCGCGGCGATCGCGAGCAGCGAGGCAAGGATCAGCATGGCGCGTACGGAGAACAGGCTGCCGAAGCCCGGGATGAAAAGCATCCCCAGCAGGAACACCACAGCGACGCCGATGAAGGCGATCAGGGCGCGATTGGAGGCGACGGACGTCTTCATCGGCTTTCCATCCAGGTCTGGAATCGCTGCTTGAGTTTCTCCGAGTTGAGGCAGACGGCGAGCACGAGCACGCTGCCGTAGGCGGCCTGAAGCACGAAGGTCGATACATTGAAGGAGGTCAGCATGTTCTGCAGCAGGAAGATGTCTGCCGCGCCGATGAAGGCGGCCGCCAGGCCGCCGACACCACCGGCAAGGCTGACGCCGCCGAGTGCTGTTGCAGCGATGGCGATCAGCGTGTAGCCGGGTCCGATATTGGGATCGCCCGAGCCGATCAGGGCCGTCAGCGCCAGTGCCGCCACACCGGCGATCAGGCCGCCGAGAACATAGGAGAAGAACCGGATGGCCGGAACACCGACACCTGCTGTAAAGGCCGCCCGGTCATCACTGCCGACCGCCATCAGCAGTTCGTAAAACGGCAGGCGTTTGATGAGGATCCAGGCGATGACGACCAGCCCGACAGGGAGGATCGACATCGGTCCGGCAAGGCTCGAAAGCCAGCCCGGCACGCTACCCGAGGGCGACGGCAGGATGGAGAGCGCAAGCCCGCTATAGATCAGATAAGTGGCAAGCGTCGCGACGATCGGCTGGATGCGCAAGATTGCAGCGAGCAAGCCATTGAGCGCGCCCGATGCCAGACCGAACAGCAAGGCGGCCGGCACGATGATCCATGGGGCGGTCAAGCCGAGATCGCCGATGACCACCTTGATGATGATGACGTTGATAAGCCCCATCAGCGGGCCGACCGAGACGTCGATCGAACCGCGACCGGCGAGGAAGGGAAGGGTCGCCGCCAGCGTCGCAAGCAGCAGGGGCGAGGCAAGGCCGAGCACCGCCGGCCAGTTGCCCGGCGAGAAACGCACCGGATTAAGGAAGACGTTGAACGCGAGGAGTACGACGAAAAGGATAGCCGCGAGCCGCGTCTCGCTGCGCCCCCAAAAGGGCGGCTTGCGGAATGTCACGGGGTCGGCGCTCATTCGTGACCTCCTTCCTGGCCGAACATGGCGGCCATTACCCGATCCATCGACATCGAGGCGCGGTCGAGAACCGTGCTGCACTCGAAGTCCCGAAAGATCGCGACTGTGTGGCAGAGCTGCAGGATTTCCTCGATCTCGCTGGAAAGAATGACGAGAGCGATGCCGTTTTCCGCAGCCAGCGTTCGGAAGGCTTCGTAGAATTTGAGGCGGGTGTTGAGATCGACGCCACGCGTCGGATCGTTGAGCAGCATCACGCGCGGCTTCAACGCCAGCAGGCGCGCAAGCAGAACCTTCTGCTGGTTACCTCCGCTGAGCGCCGAGATCGGTGCATCCGCCGAGGGATAGCGGATCGACAGGAAGGCCGTGTAGGAGGCGAGCTCCTGCTTCAGCCTCTTGCGATCGAGAATACCGGCGAACGAGAAGCGCGGCATCGCGGGAACGGCGAAATTGTCGAGCACGGAGAGCACCGGGAAGATGCCCGTCGATCGCCGGTCGCGCGGCAGATATACGACGCCGTAGTGTGCGGCCTCGTAATGATCCTTATAGCCGACGCCACCCTTGCCCGAACCTGCGACGGCGATCGAACCGTCACGCGAGCGGCTGAGGCCGGCGAGTGCCAGCAGGAACTGTTCCTGCCCATGGCCTTCGAGGCCGGCGACGCCGGTGATCTCGCCGGCCCGAATGACGCCCGACAGCGGTCTCCTGCCGGGGGCCAGCACGAGATTGTCATAGCGAAGGACGACGTTCTTAGAGGACATGGAGCGCTGCCTCCGGGGCCATGAGTTTAAGGAGGCGCTGGGCTGTGATGTCGTCGCGCTCCAGCGTCTCGACGACCTGGCCGCTGCGCAGGACGGTAACGCGGTTCGACAGGCGGCGAACCTCCTCCAGTCGGTGCGAGATGAAGATCACGATGTTGCCGGCTGCTGCATAATCCTCGATGGCGTCGAAGACGAGATCGCGGTCGGCGTAGTCGAGCGCCGCGGTCGCCTCGTCCAGCAGCAGGATCGACGGCAGGCGTAGGAACGCGCGGGCAAGCACGATCAGTTGCTGGCTCGCCAGCGGCAGTTCGCCGGCCGTCGCAAAGAGAGGGATTGGAAATCGGGAAATCCGCGCGAGCAGCGCGTTGGCGAGCGGCGCGCGCTTGGCTTTTGGTATGCGGCGCTTCAGCGGGCTGTCATATCCAAGGAAGATGTTCTCCAGCACCGAGCGATGCGGTGCGATCAACACCTCCTGGAACACGGTGGAAAGACCGAGATCGTGCATGTCGCGCGGGCTGCGCGGCGCGATGGCGCTATCGTTCAGCAGCACCGCGCCTTCGGTCTGCGTGACGACGCCGGAGAGGATCTTCAGCATCGTGCTCTTGCCGGAGCCGTTTTCGCCGAGGATCGTATGAATGCCAGGGCGGAAATCGACGGAGGCATTGCTCAGCGCGAGCGTCTCGCCATAGCGCTTCGTCAGGCCATTCGTCTTCAGTCGCACCGATCCGCTGCGTGCGGGTGCGATGCCGCCGTTTTCGGCAACGATGCGATGGAGGCGCGATTGCCCGCTCATCGGCTCGGATGCCGTCTTCATCGTTTCAAGCATTCATGAGCCTACTACACAGCCTGAACAAAGGTGGCCGCCGCCGGTGATGCCGGCGGCGGCCTTCTCGGAACGAGGGATCAATTCGAGCAGGAGGCCGGAACCTTGGAGAAGTCGTAGAGCGGCGTCGCCTCACCATTCGTGAAATAGGCGTTGAGCAGCTCTTCCGGGAACGGATCCTGCGGCGGGATCGGGAAGATTGCGGCCGAATCCGGCTTCATGCAGTCCTTGTACCAGATCGGCAGGTCCGCCTGCGTGATGGTTGGCATCGGCGCGATGATCGTGTTGACGATTGGCTTTTGGCCACTCACGACGCGGAGCGCAACGCGGAAGGCGTTCTGAGCCGCAACATGAGGCGAGACCTCACCGCCGTAGAACTTGAACCCATCCCGGTTCGCATTCCAGTAGCCGAGCGCATCGCCGGAAATGGAGGCTGCGATCAGCGGCAGCGGGCGGCCAGCCTGCTGGAAGGCTTCGGCGATGAAGCGTGCTTCCGAGCCGGTGGACCAGACGGCGTCGATCTGCTGCGGGGTCGTTGCCAGCGCCTGCAGGATAACGGACTTCGTGGTTGTGCCTGTCCATTCGCCGCTGACCTTGCGGGCGATCGTCAGGTTGCCGCTTTCAGCAACGGCCTTGTCGAGGCCGGCATTTTCCTGCTGCACGAGTGGATGGCCGGAAATGCCTTCGACCTGCAGGATCGTGCCGCCGTTCGGAAGTCCTTCGGCAATGCCCTTGCCCATCTGGTAGCCCCAGAGGTTCTGGTTGTGCATCACGTTGACTGCGGCCGACGACGTCACGGCGCCGGCAGAGGTGATCACCGGAATACCAGCCTTGTAGGCTTCCTCGATCACGGCATTGAGCGCCGTCGAAGAGCCGGCGATCGTGGTGATGACCGAGCAGCCGCGTTCGATGAAGGAGCGAATCTGCGAGATCTGCTGTGTGGTGTCGCCGTTCGAGTCGGAGACCACGAACTCGGAAACGTCGCCGGCTTCCTTGGCGCCGTTCACGAGGCGGGCGAGTTCGTCGTTGAAGGTGACGCGCCACGGATTGCCCATGTACGATTCCGAGTGGCACCAGCGCCAGGGCTTGGCAGGCGCCTTGAAGTCCGCGAATTGGGACGGGCCGACATCGACGGCGTCGGTATAGAGTGCGCGGGCGTTTTCCGGCAGCGCCTGGAGCGCGTCGGAGCGCGCATCGGCGTAGGCGGGAACGGCTGCCGACGAAAGCAGCGCGGCCGCAACCAGGCTCAGGCTGAAGCCCGATTCAAAAGTCTTCATGAATTTCCTCCTCCGCGGCTTCCCAGGCCGTGTTAGCTTTATCAGTGAATTCTTTATTCATGATACCGGTTCCGGTCAATCCCAAAGTTAGCGCTAATCCATCAAGCACGCAAATCTGCATAGGTCATTGCGTGGTGCGCACGTTTTTTGGATAAAAAAGTTAGCGCTCACTCTGGACAGGCCGAATTTTGTCGGTATGTTCGCCGCCACAGTGAACGGACATTCGGAAGGCGATTTCTATGGGCATCTTGTCAGGCATCCGGGTTCTGGATTGCTCAATTGCGATGGCCGGGCCCTTTGCGGCTCAGCGGCTTGGCGACCTTGGCGCCGACGTCATCAAGGTGGAGCCGACGACCGGTGAATGGCAGCGCCATGTCGCGGCCGGTGGTGCGGGCGGCAAGCGAGTCAACGTTTCCTTCCTCTCGCTCAACCGCAACAAGCGCTCGCTCGCCGTGGACCTGAAGTCGGAGGGCGGCAAGAAGGTGCTGATCGATCTCGTGAAGTCGGCCGACGTTTTCCTGCAGAACTATCGGCCCGGTGTCGCAAAGCGTCTGGGCGTCGACTACGAGAGCCTGTCGAAGATCAATCCGCGCCTTGTCTACGTTTCCATGTCCGGTTACGGCGAGGACGGTCCCTATGTAAACCGCCCCGGCCAGGACCTCGTGCTTCAGGGCATGTCCGGCGCCATGCTTTCGGCCGGCCGTGAAGGCGAGGCGCCGACGGCAGCCGGCCAGTATCTGGTTGACGCGATCACTGCCTACACCGCTTTCGAAGGGGCTCTTGCTGCGCTCTTCCATCGCGAGCGCACAGGCGAAGGCCAGCTCGTGCAGGTCAACATGCTCGACGCGATCACCACGATTCAGATGCAGGAGCTTTCGGTCTTCACGGTCGGCCGAAAGCCGCAGCAGCGCTCCGCAGAGCCGCACGCCCATGTCTTCATCCGCGCGCCCTACGGCGCCTTCGCGACCAGCGATGGCTTCATCATCGTTGCCTTCCCGAAGCTCAAGACGCTCGGCGAAGTGATCGGCGAGGACAGCTTCCTGGCGATGGACGATGAGGTCGATACCTGGGCGCGGCGTGACGAAATCTTCGCCAAGACCCGTGACAGGCTGAAGACCAAGACCTCCGCCGAATGGCTCGAGCTTCTGCGCGCGGCCGATATCTGGTGCGGCCCGGTCTATGGCTATGCCGACCTCGTCGACGACGAGCAGATCAAGCACAACGGCACCTTTGTCGAATACGAGCACCCGACCGAAGGCAAGGTGAAGACGCCGGGCTTCCCGATCAAGTTCTCCAAGACGCCCTCGATCGTCGCACGCGGTGCGCCGGTTACCGGTCAGCACACTGAAGAGGTTCTGAAGGAAGCCGGATATGACGATGCGGCAATCGCGTTGCTCGTCGCCGAAGGCGCCATCGCGAAGGGAAGCCTCTGACCATGGCGACGATCAAGGCGCTGACCTGGGACCATCCGCGCGGTTACAATGCGCTCGCCGCCGCTTCAAAGCGCGACGAGGTGATCGCCGCCGGTCTCGACATACAGTGGGAAAAGCAGCCGCTCGAAGGCTTCGAATCTCACCCGATCGCGGACCTTTGCGCCCGTTACGACCTCGTCGTCATCGACCATCCGCATGTCGGTGAAGCGGTGGCCGGCGACTGTCTGCGTTCGCTCGAAAGCGTTTTCGGCGAGGACACCGTGAGACAACTCGGCGCCGACAGCATCGGC
The genomic region above belongs to Sinorhizobium mexicanum and contains:
- a CDS encoding M24 family metallopeptidase, with protein sequence MEERLAKTIAAIKESGADWGLFTSPDGVAYALGHVCGIEAGPSPFAGGPSLGIVGAGGETALLVTNLEAATPSWAETIVTYTGFSYQQPTDVLENYLAEAKTLFARLKVGGRIAVERHALPSSIASLLEDHALLSIEPAFRRQRSIKTKAEIGQLREAALTASAGQKAFLAATRAGISELEAFAAIRLAMETRAGERLPVTGDLISGRERTSQFMGWPNNRIIEKGDPLICDLAPRVAGYWGDSCASAMIGTPSDGFRRLFSAARSALDLAIETSRPGLVIGELDRSLQAVIARNGYSYAHHSGHSIGTGVHEWPRIVGYEREALKEDMVIMIEPTALDHDVGGVRLEFMLHVTATGCEILTDFEHRPDIPA
- a CDS encoding ABC transporter permease: MKTSVASNRALIAFIGVAVVFLLGMLFIPGFGSLFSVRAMLILASLLAIAALGQTLVMILGGIDLSIPFVIGFANVVFASLYGNGMPAVVSLLIVIALAACIGAISGGLSAGLSIHPLIVTLGIGTVVQAGVQIWTRGLPTGSAPPFINEFVSLGGTIGPLPFPWLIPFTLALTLGCRFVLQRTVYGRRLYALGSNLRAAELALVRPVAMWMTTFALSAVFAALAGILFLGFTGSSSATVGTPYLFQTVSAVVIGGTALIGGRGGFVGTVAGAVVLVELRTLLIGLGLSEALVQSALGILILALVAAYGRDQHIRNLI
- a CDS encoding ABC transporter permease, whose translation is MSADPVTFRKPPFWGRSETRLAAILFVVLLAFNVFLNPVRFSPGNWPAVLGLASPLLLATLAATLPFLAGRGSIDVSVGPLMGLINVIIIKVVIGDLGLTAPWIIVPAALLFGLASGALNGLLAAILRIQPIVATLATYLIYSGLALSILPSPSGSVPGWLSSLAGPMSILPVGLVVIAWILIKRLPFYELLMAVGSDDRAAFTAGVGVPAIRFFSYVLGGLIAGVAALALTALIGSGDPNIGPGYTLIAIAATALGGVSLAGGVGGLAAAFIGAADIFLLQNMLTSFNVSTFVLQAAYGSVLVLAVCLNSEKLKQRFQTWMESR
- a CDS encoding ATP-binding cassette domain-containing protein, producing the protein MSSKNVVLRYDNLVLAPGRRPLSGVIRAGEITGVAGLEGHGQEQFLLALAGLSRSRDGSIAVAGSGKGGVGYKDHYEAAHYGVVYLPRDRRSTGIFPVLSVLDNFAVPAMPRFSFAGILDRKRLKQELASYTAFLSIRYPSADAPISALSGGNQQKVLLARLLALKPRVMLLNDPTRGVDLNTRLKFYEAFRTLAAENGIALVILSSEIEEILQLCHTVAIFRDFECSTVLDRASMSMDRVMAAMFGQEGGHE
- a CDS encoding ATP-binding cassette domain-containing protein: MLETMKTASEPMSGQSRLHRIVAENGGIAPARSGSVRLKTNGLTKRYGETLALSNASVDFRPGIHTILGENGSGKSTMLKILSGVVTQTEGAVLLNDSAIAPRSPRDMHDLGLSTVFQEVLIAPHRSVLENIFLGYDSPLKRRIPKAKRAPLANALLARISRFPIPLFATAGELPLASQQLIVLARAFLRLPSILLLDEATAALDYADRDLVFDAIEDYAAAGNIVIFISHRLEEVRRLSNRVTVLRSGQVVETLERDDITAQRLLKLMAPEAALHVL
- a CDS encoding substrate-binding domain-containing protein, with amino-acid sequence MKTFESGFSLSLVAAALLSSAAVPAYADARSDALQALPENARALYTDAVDVGPSQFADFKAPAKPWRWCHSESYMGNPWRVTFNDELARLVNGAKEAGDVSEFVVSDSNGDTTQQISQIRSFIERGCSVITTIAGSSTALNAVIEEAYKAGIPVITSAGAVTSSAAVNVMHNQNLWGYQMGKGIAEGLPNGGTILQVEGISGHPLVQQENAGLDKAVAESGNLTIARKVSGEWTGTTTKSVILQALATTPQQIDAVWSTGSEARFIAEAFQQAGRPLPLIAASISGDALGYWNANRDGFKFYGGEVSPHVAAQNAFRVALRVVSGQKPIVNTIIAPMPTITQADLPIWYKDCMKPDSAAIFPIPPQDPFPEELLNAYFTNGEATPLYDFSKVPASCSN
- a CDS encoding CaiB/BaiF CoA transferase family protein, whose protein sequence is MGILSGIRVLDCSIAMAGPFAAQRLGDLGADVIKVEPTTGEWQRHVAAGGAGGKRVNVSFLSLNRNKRSLAVDLKSEGGKKVLIDLVKSADVFLQNYRPGVAKRLGVDYESLSKINPRLVYVSMSGYGEDGPYVNRPGQDLVLQGMSGAMLSAGREGEAPTAAGQYLVDAITAYTAFEGALAALFHRERTGEGQLVQVNMLDAITTIQMQELSVFTVGRKPQQRSAEPHAHVFIRAPYGAFATSDGFIIVAFPKLKTLGEVIGEDSFLAMDDEVDTWARRDEIFAKTRDRLKTKTSAEWLELLRAADIWCGPVYGYADLVDDEQIKHNGTFVEYEHPTEGKVKTPGFPIKFSKTPSIVARGAPVTGQHTEEVLKEAGYDDAAIALLVAEGAIAKGSL